A genomic window from Fusarium falciforme chromosome 2, complete sequence includes:
- a CDS encoding Cupin type-1 domain-containing protein, which translates to MSANPETHFVKPTTHCPNNVFPVLVYRGVLPEPHDEASTTKLLESHGWTKKGTWGTITAKHFHPNTHECYGVFQGESELIFGAGVGDDASTGVKCHVKAGDVVVVPAGVAHASVDKEDRTKDKSEKYRYIGVYPDGSPKWRNEYGKAPLEGRELLDEIGGVPFPSQDPVTGPEGALLKIWTAVREAGSVA; encoded by the exons ATGTCGGCCAATCCCGAGACGCATTTTGTGAAGCCAACTACTCATTGCCCCAACAATGTGTTCCCTGTGCTGGTCTATCGAGGGGTGCTCCCTGAGCCACACGACGAAGCCAGCACTACAAAGTTGCTCGAGAGCCATGGCTGGACGAAAAAG GGCACATGGGGAACTATTACAGCGAAGCACTTCCATCCCAACACCCACGAGTGCTACG GGGTCTTCCAAGGCGAATCTGAGTTGATCTTTGGCGCAGGCGTTGGGGACGACGCGAGCACCGGTGTCAAATGTCACGTCAAGGCGGGAgacgtggtggtggttcCAGCAGGGGTGGCGCACGCTTCAGTGGACAAGGAAGACAGGACCAAGGACAAGAGCGAAAAGTATCGCTATATTGGCGTGTACCCAGATGGGTCGCCGAAATGGCGCAACGAGTATGGAAAGGCGCcgttggaggggagggagcttcttgatgagatTGGTGGGGTGCCTTTTCCTAGCCAGGACCCTGTTACTGGGCCTGAAGGGGCTCTGTTAAAGATTTGGACCGCGGTGAGAGAGGCTGGTTCTGTGGCTTGA
- a CDS encoding oxygenase subunit alpha — MFGFFGVKSAPQKDSSSHDEPRALPASWYRSAAMYELERRAIFSRKWILLTHKLRFKKAGDYVSFTEAGFSFFLVMDRDGQINAFHNVCRHRAFPIVTQGCGNAAILSCKYHGWSYGFKGNLAKAPRFETVPDFDKTKHNLLPVNLRIDAKGFIWINLEAGKPSIAWEEDFDGVDTQERLAPYDLMNDYHYDHTWTMEGDYNWKTLADNYNECYHCPTGHPGVNAVSNLAAYRVETKGGHIQHFNQNKDETDTTMQVASSFLFPNACFTVTPDFFYMMRCIPMSAGKTLMEYDVFRHNNTDDENFKRINEFFKQVLQEDKDLCNGTQKNLEGGIFINGQLHPEKEKGPIFFQETIRQVVMEHRAREEEAGHDIWPASPQPTAAMKTSKFEEEEAFCAKLDMGACDGASEQLSW; from the exons ATGTTTGGCTTCTTTGGAGTCAAGTCTGCCCCTCAAAAAGACTCGTCCTCTCACGACGAGCCAAGGGCCTTGCCTGCATCATGGTACCGCTCCGCCGCCATGTACGAGCTTGAACGCCGAGCCATCTTTTCCCGGAAATGGATCCTCCTCACACACAAGCTGCGATTCAAGAAGGCCGGTGACTACGTCTCCTTCACAGAAGccggcttctccttcttcctgGTCATGGATCGCGACGGCCAGATCAATGCCTTTCACAATGTCTGCCGCCACCGCGCTTTTCCTATCGTCACCCAAGGCTGCGGGAATGCTGCCATTCTGTCCTGCAAGTACCACGGCTGGTCCTACGGCTTCAAGGGCAACTTGGCAAAGGCTCCGCGCTTCGAGACGGTGCCTGACTTTGACAAGACCAAGCACAACCTCCTCCCTGTGAACCTGCGCATCGACGCCAAGGGCTTCATCTGGATAAACCTAGAGGCCGGAAAGCCGAGCATCGCCTGGGAGGAGGACTTTGATGGCGTCGACACACAGGAACGTCTGGCTCCGTATGATCTGATGAACGACTACCACTACGATCACACGTGGACTATGGAGGGCGACTATAACTGGAAGACTCTGGCGGACAACTACAATGAGTGCTACCACTGCCCTACGGGTCATCCTGGAGTCAATGCCGTCTCGAACTTGGCTGCGTACCGTGTCGAGACCAAGGGTGGACATATCCAGCATTTCAATCAGAACAAGGACGAGACCGACACGACGATGCAAGTTGCGAGCAGCTTCCTCTTCCCCAATGCCTGCTTCACCGTGAC ACCCGACTTCTTCTACATGATGCGCTGCATCCCCATGTCTGCGGGAAAGACGCTCATGGAGTACGACGTCTTCCGCCACAACAacaccgacgacgagaatTTCAAGAGGATCAACGAGTTCTTTAAGCAAGTTCTCCAGGAAGACAAGGATCTCTGCAACGGCACGCAAAAGAACCTCGAGGGTGGAATCTTTATCAACGGCCAGCTGCACcccgagaaggaaaag GGgcccatcttcttccaggAGACTATTCGCCAGGTGGTCATGGAGCACCGTGCTcgagaagaggaggcagGTCACGATATCTGGCCTGCGTCTCCGCAGCCGACGGCTGCGATGAAGACGAGCaagtttgaggaggaggaagctttCTGTGCCAAGTTGGATATGGGGGCTTGTGACGGTGCGTCGGAGCAGTTGTCTTGGTAG
- a CDS encoding MFS domain-containing protein, protein MSSKSIDDQQKVDMEKGENDTGSYRVASNTTYDAHQDVLGAEDVNPVLMAKMHLVNDAIDEIGWTSFHLKLFCLSGFGYAVDSLVAVLQGIVAAQAYAEIGYNGYPTGLTMALYAGLLVGALFWGFGADMVGRKIAFNTTLFITSISTIISGAATHWAFFGTFIALLGFGAGGNLVLDPTVFLEFLPSKKQWLVTAMATWWGFGQAAAGFIAWGYFSRSEWSCDPADPASCTWQNNKAWRLIMFTSGGIIFIMSIIRVMVIELTETPKHLLAHGKDEQLVEELQALAAKHNRPCSLTLAQLQSLGQVETEMAHRGVGEFVRELGSHLRGLFATRKISISTSLIWFSWTLIGLAYPLFFVFLPSLISSRVPSENPSLNTTWRDYTITSLCASIGPLIAAFLAELKFLGRKHTMGVGAIVTAAFFFGYTAVKTSAQNLALSCSISVCINVYYGTLYAYTAEVLPSAHRTTGNGIAVALNRVMGLLSAVIAQVADTTTLTPLYICAGLFIVLMIVSALLPFEPRGRRAS, encoded by the exons ATGTCGTCCAAGTCTATTGACGACCAGCAAAAGGTCGACATGGAAAAGGGAGAGAATGACACCGGCTCCTACCGTGTTGCATCCAACACCACGTACGATGCGCATCAGGACGTTTTGGGTGCTGAGGATGTTAACCCTGTCctcatggccaagatgcaTCTCGTCAATGAC GCAATTGACGAGATCGGCTGGACAAGCTTCCACCTGAAGCTCTTCTGTCTCAGCGGCTTCGGCTACGCCGTCGACTCCCTGGTCGCCGTCCTCCAGGGCATCGTCGCCGCCCAGGCCTACGCCGAGATCGGCTACAATGGCTACCCGACCGGTCTCACAATGGCTCTGTACGCTGGTCTTCTGGTCGGCGCTCTCTTCTGGGGCTTTGGTGCAGACATGGTCGGCCGCAAGATTgccttcaacaccaccctcTTCATCACGTCCATCTCGACCATCATCTCGGGAGCCGCGACTCACTGGGCCTTCTTCGGTACCTTCATCGCCCTGCTTGGTTTCGGCGCCGGTGGTAACTTGGTGCTTGATCCTACCGTGTTCCTCGAGTTCTTGCCCTCAAAGAAGCAATGGCTTGTTACGGCCATGGCTACATGGTGGGGATTCGGACAGGCTGCTGCAGGATTTATCGCCTGGGGATACTTCT CCCGAAGCGAATGGAGCTGCGACCCCGCGGACCCTGCCTCGTGTACTTGGCAAAACAACAAGGCCTGGAGACTCATCATGTTCACGTCCGGAGGCATCATCTTTATCATGTCCATCATCCGTGTCATGGTGATTGAACTCACAGAGACGCCCAAGCACTTGCTCGCCCATGGAAAGGATGAGCAGCTCGTGGAGGAGCTCCAGGCTCTCGCGGCGAAGCACAACAGGCCTTGCTCGCTGACCCTCGCCCAGCTCCAGTCACTTGGCCAGGTCGAGACAGAGATGGCACACCGAGGTGTTGGAGAGTTTGTCCGGGAACTTGGAAGCCATCTCAGGGGACTTTTCGCCACTCGAAAGATTTCCATTTCCACCAGTCTGATCTGGTTCTCCTGGACGCTCATCGGTCTTGCCTATCCCTTATTCTTCGTCTTTCTTCC ATCCCTTATCAGCAGCCGCGTTCCAAGCGAAAACCCGTCTCTCAACACGACTTGGAGGGACTACACCATCACAAGTCTCTGTGCCTCCATAGGACCGTTGATTGCTGCCTTCCTCGCCGAGCTCAAGTTCCTTGGACGCAAGCACACGATGGGAGTTGGTGCAATCGTCACggctgccttcttctttggctaTACCGCCGTCAAGACTTCTGCCCAAAACCTTGCTCTGAGCTGCTCCATCT CCGTCTGCATCAATGTCTACTACGGGACACTTTATGCGTACACCGCCGAGGTTCTCCCCTCTGCTCACCGTACAACCGGTAACGGTATCGCCGTGGCACTGAACCGTGTCATGGGACTGCTCTCGGCAGTCATCGCCCAGGTTGCCGATACCACAACCTTGACTCCTCTGTACATCTGTGCTGGGTTGTTCATTGTACTTATGATTGTCTCGGCTCTTCTACCATTCGAGCCCCGAGGCCGACGGGCCTCTTGA